The following nucleotide sequence is from Nitrospira sp..
CTGGCGCGGCGCGTCCTTGAATCCACCGCGACCACCCGGTCCAGCATCATCCTGCTGATCATCGGCGCACTGCTGCTCTTCGTTCTCCTGGCCGCCGTGTACTATCTGATACGGCACGACGTCACCGAGCGTCGGCGCGTCGCAGCGGAGCTGAAGCGTCGCGGTGAATTGCTTGAGGCAGCCAATAAGGAATTGGAGGCCTTCAGTTACTCGGTGTCGCACGATTTGCGAGCGCCTTTGCGGCACATCCATGGTTATGCCTCCTTGCTCTCGAACGCGGTGGCTGCGTCGTTGGACGACAAGGGCAAACGTTATCTGCAGACGATTTCCGACTCGGCTACGCAGATGGGACAGCTCATCGACGACCTGCTCGTGTTTTCGCGCATGGGGCGGCAAGAGATGCTGCAGGGAACCGTCAACTTGAACCAACTCATCGCCTCGGTACAGCATGAGCTTCGGCATGACCTGCAAGGCCGCGCCATCTCATGGACCATCGCTCCACTTCCTGAAGTCACCGGGGATGCCGCCATGTTGCGGCAAGTCTTTCTCAACCTCATCGCCAATGCCGTCAAGTTCACCGGCACCAGACCGCAGGCCTCGATCGAAATCGGCAGCCACAGCAGTTCACAGGATGAAGTGGTGTTATTCGTGCGGGATAATGGTGTAGGATTCGATATGCGCTACGCCAGCAAGTTATTCGGCGTCTTCCAACGGCTCCATCGCGCCGATGAATTCGAGGGCACCGGCATCGGGTTGGCCAACGTCCGCCGCATCATCCATCGACATGGCGGAAGGACCTGGGCGGAGGGAGTAGTCGGGGGAGGCGCGACCTTCTATCTCACGCTTCCCATTGCGAGGACTGCATCATGACCGCAACCAAACCGATCCTGCTTGCCGAAGACAACCCCCGTGATGCCGAACTGGCCTTGGCCGCCATGGAAGAGCACCACTTGGCCGACAAGGTCATCCTCTGTCACGACGGCGCCGAGGTGCTCGACTATCTCTATTGCCGGGGCCCCTTCAAAACGCGACTACAAGGCAATCCCGCCGTCGTCTTCTTGGATCTGAAGATGCCGAAAGTGGATGGACTCGAGGTCTTGCGGACCATTAAGAGCGACAATGCCTTGAAGCCGATCCCGGTCGTTATGCTCACGTCCTCGCGGGAAGAACGGGACTTGGTCGAAAGTTATGCCTTGGGGGCCAACGCCTACGTGGTCAAACCCGTCGAGTTTCCCCAATTCCTCAAGGCCGTGAAGGAACTCGGCGTGTTCTGGGGCATGATCAACGAACCCCCGCCTGAAGGGGCCGGACGAACGGGCAGCGCGTCCTCGTAAGTCGACAACACACAGAGGATGTTGATGTTCGGCGTCAACCCGGTATCAACCACATCCGTCACTCCCCGGCGAAGATGGGTGGGGCGGTGTTTGGCGGCATGCGGAATCCTGTTTCTCGCGGGAGGAACGACTGATGCCGCCGAGGCGCCGTGGGAACGTCTGACGTCCGGTATCCAGGTCTCCTGGTGGAATCCCGGCGATGCCTGCCCCCAGGTTCCCCCGCTGCTCATGCTCCAGATCGACCCGGAGCGATTTCGCTTTTCGATCTATCACTTTCGCGACGAAGGCCTTCCGACCCCCCTCTCCATTCCTGAGTGGCAGCAACGCACCGACGCCTATGTGCTGTTCAACGCGGGGTTGTTTCGCGAGGACTACTCGTACCTCGGGTGGCTCTTCAAGGAAGGCCGCTCCCTCGGCGGCAAGAAACATCACTCCTGGCAGGGACTGTTCGCAGCGGAACCGACCGATGGCAGCCTGAAGAAAGCCCGGGTGCTGGATCTTGCCTTCGACATGGTTGGGGAAGGGCTACCGCCCTATCGGGAGGCGGCGCAGTCGTTGATGCTCCTCGACCGTACCGGCAAGCTTCGAGTGCGCGACAGCGGGAAACGCGCATACCAAACCGTCGTGGCCGAAGACCGCCAGGGAACCATTCTGCTGATCAAGACGGCGGAGATCGTTACCCTGCACCAACTGGCCGACTGTCTCCACCGCACCATGCCGTCGATTCACCAAGCCATGGCGATGGACGGCGGTTCGTCCTCCGATGTCATCGCAAGCCCCGACCTGCTCCATGCCGTGACACCTGCCGGAAACCAGGCTCCATGGCGCTCCCTGCTCGCCGGAACCTCGAGCCTGCACATTCCGTTGCCCGCAGTCATCGGTGTCAGCCCCCGCACGGGGCCCCATCACATGACCGCGCCGACGACCGTCGCCCCTCGGCACAACCCCTAATCCCAAGGTTATCGCGCAGGCTCGACGGGATAACCGGCCTCGGTCCAGGCGTTCATGCTGCCGACCACGTTGTAGACATGCTTATAGCCCAGGTCGGCCAGGGCCTCGGCGGCAATGTTGCTGCGGCGGCCGGACTGGCAGTACAGGACGATATGGTCGTCCAGCTTGGCTCCCAATTCGCGATGCCGCTCCTTGATCTCCCGAAAGTCGATATTCCCGTCGGTGCCGGGAATGACACCGGAGGCATGCTCTTCCGGAGAGCGCACGTCGAACAGGATGAATCCTTTATTGGCCGGTGAGGACGCCTTCGAGAGACCGGCCCGCAATTCCTGGACAGTCAACACGTAGGAATGGTAGGCAAAGGTGACCTGCGGGACCTGCAGGAGGAGACCGCAGAGAAGGGCGCCGCACAAGGTAAGAATGACAGCTCGCATAGTCCATACTCCTTTGCTCGGACTGACAGAAACAGTGGCGACGTTTCGCCTATGATAGGAGGCCCATGAAAAGCCGGTCAAGAGTCGTCCTGTTCGCCCTGTGGCCGCTCCTAACCGCCTGCGGGGAAGGCGCCATGCTGGTCAAAGAAACTCAAGACGGCGGGGTGGTGGTCTATCCCTACCGAGCAGAACAGGGGCGGTTGCTCTCCTCGTTTCGGAAAGAGGCGATACACCTGATGGAGCAAAAATGCCCGAGCGGATACACGACGGTTCGTGAAGGAGAAACAAAGGGCCGGCTCCGACAAGCCAGCCCCATTGCGGGATCCAGCGACGTGGTGGAGGAGCGGCGCTGGGGGATCCAGTTCCAGTGTAAATGATTGGCGCGCCTGCGACCTCCCCGGCCCCTCACGTCGTGGGGCGTCGGCCCTGCATCAAATCGTCGATGGTCAGGAGACTCCTGACCCGTACCCGTTCCTGTTCGATACGGGCCAGCCCATCCTGCTCCTTGCGATCGACGATGACCAACACATCCTGTACCTGAAGCCCTGCCGCACGAGCTGCCACGATCGCTTTCAGCACGGAGCCTCCGCTCGTCAAGACGTCATCCACAATCAGCGCGCGGTCGCCGGATGTGACGACACCTTCGAGCAGCCGACCCAGGCCATGGTCCTTGGGCTGCTTGCGCACAAAAAACGTCCGCCATTCGCGGCGCGGGACCGCGGCATAGGCAAAGTCAGAAATGGAGGTGGCGATCGAAATGGCCCCGATCTCCAATCCCCCCAGACAGTCAATACGCAACTCCTTCGTCGCCTCATAGGCCAAGTGAGCCACGAGGTGGCGCGCATGCGGAAACGCCATCAGGGTACGGCAGTCGACATAAAAGGGGCTCATCAAGCCCGAAGCCAGCTTGAACCCCTTGTCGGGATCCCATTTGAACGCCTGCGTGGCGTGAAAGGCGGCAATCAGTTCATCTCGCACCGTCATGGTTCACCTTACTCCCTGGAAAAAGTCCTCCGCCCCCCGCTGGGCCCTCCAGCTCGATTCGGGAAGGGCCGATTGTACACCGATCGGGAGGTCGATCACAGTACACCTCAGCGGAGACGGCCAGCTGCCGCGGAGCCGTGGATACGCGCGGCCGTCTGCACGAAGAGCGGCAGAAGCCCAGCCCACAGCAAAGCCAGCAGTAGAAGTGCCAAGGCGTCGGTGGGCCCCAGCGTCAGCGCCCCAAAGGCCTGTCCGGCCCCATAACTGACCGGCCCAGCCATCCCGCCGAGGAGGGCGGCCAGCCAGCTCCGCCCCTCCAGCCAGCGGAGCGAATGGTGCAACGTCGTGGCAAAGAGGTACCAGAGGGCACAGAGCCACGGTGGGCACAGCCAAGGCGCAAAGGGGTGATCACCGAACCGGAGCAGGCCCAACGCTGTCAGCCCGCTATCCAACAACAACCCGGCAGATCCAATCACCAGGACCACCAGGGTCATGGCGCGAGGCTGGGACGCATTCCAGATATTCACTGCGAGGAGCCCCCCCAGGACCGGGGGAGCCAACCAGGGCTGCCCCCGGCCGGCGCTCAGGATAGCGATCCACCATCCGAGCTGAAAGAAGACTGCATTGCCTAGGGTCTTGATCATCCTGCCATGGGGTCCTGTCGCCAGCCGGAGCGGGCGAACAGCAAATGCGCCGTCGAAATCGATCGTTCCAGGAATCCGCCTTCGCAATACGACAGATAGAAATCCCAGAGGCGGAGAAAGTCATGGCCAAAGCCGAGTTGATGGATCCGCCTCAGGTTCTGCCGAATGTTCGCGCGCCAGCCGCGCAGGGTCGGCGGGTAATGGGCGCCGATATCCTGGACATGCAGCAAGCTGAAATCCGATGCGCGGGTCATGGCGTGGCAGAGGCTTATCACCGAAGGGATACAACTTCCCGGGAAAATGACGCGCTGGATGAAATCAACCGACCGTTTGGCCCGTTCGAAATACCGCTCGTCGATCGTGATGGCCTGCATGAGCATCAAACCATCCGGTTTCAGCAGCCGCCAACAGGCGTCGAAAAACGCGCCATAATACTGCCACCCGATCGCTTCGATCATTTCGACCGACACCAACTTGTCGAATTGCATATCGAGAGAGGGCAGGTCGCGATAGTCACACAGCAGCACTTGCACGCGGTCGGACAGGCCCTCGTCACGAACACGCCGGAGCGCCCAGTCGTATTGGGCCTGAGAGATCGTGGTCGTCGTGACGCGACAGCCAAAGGTCTGAGCCGCGTGACACGCGAGCCCACCCCAGCCGGTCCCGATTTCAAGCAGGTGGTCATCAGGCGACAGATGCAGCTTGCGGCAAATGAGATCGATCTTGGCGCGAGAGGCGTCTTCGAGCGTACTGTCAGGACGAACGAAGTACCCGCAGGAATACATCATCGTCGGATCCAGCATCAGCGCGAAAAACTCATTGCTGAGGTCGTAATGCGCCGCGATGTTCCGCCGACTGCCCGCCTTCGTGTTGCGCCTCAGACCATGCATGAGCTTCAGGAATGGAGCCGACAAGCGGGCGGCTCCCTGCTCCATTCCATCGAGCATGGCGCGGTTCAGGACGAACAGCCGTACGAGCGAGGTGAGATCGTCGCAGCTCCATGCGCCACGGCCGTAACTTTCTCCGGCACCGACGGTCCCACCCCAGGCAATGTCCCGATAGCAGGCGGGGTCGTCGATGATGACCACCGGCCGGAGGGGACAAGGCGACGTCGGGCTGCCGAAGGTCGTCCGTTGCCCGCCCTCCACGATGGTGAGGGCCCCCTGCGTGATCAACTGGAGCCGAGCGAAAACCATGCGCCGCGCCAGCCGGATAGAGAAGCCGTCGCGAGCGCCGGATTCCCTTCGCGGGACGAGGCTCCGTTCCGTCGGTCCCGATGCACAGTCGGTCTTCATAAGACCGTTCATCCGGAAGACCTCCCTGTCTGCGCCAGCGAGGCGCGTGTCTTGGGGTGTGGGTAAAAGGGACAGTGTTTCATCCACAGCCGCAAGGCCTGCCAATGAATCGCGCCGATGACCCTGGCGGTCATGAACGGGTATTGCACCAGGGTCCGCGCGAGGGACGCGGCCGTAAGTTCACGGCGTGTCAGAACCATGGTCGCGTCGAAGAAGCGGCGCCCATCACGCAGATTCACCATATGCACCATCAGACGCTCGCCCGGAGCGCCAAAACGCCAATCGTAGTCCACGTCCATCGGCATAAAGGGCGACACGTGGAATTGCTTTCCGAATCGATACCGGTGGTGAAGGCCGTGGCCCTCGTCCAAAGTCCGATCCAACACATAACAATGCCGTTCGCCCCAGGGCGTGTTCGTCACCTCGGCCACAATGGTTTCCAAGAACCCATCCGCGTGGTCGAAGCAGTAGTAAAAACTGACGGGATTGAAGACATACCCAAAGTACCGCAGGTGGGTCAGCAGGCAGATCGGTCCCGCAGGCCTCCGCCCTGTAGCGGTTTCGACGAGGTCGCGAACGCTTTGATCCAGCGGCACGCCTGCATCGCCCACATGGTCCGCTCGGCGAAACCAGGCCAGATTCGGATGCGAGGCCGACCAGAACCAGCGCCCGTCGAACAGACTCGGCAACTCGTCCAAATCCAGGTAGAGCATGAACAGGGCATACCGAAACACATGGCTCACCGGGGCCATTCGCCGATGCCGCACCGTTCCCTCATAGACGCCGCTCCTCATTGCGCCCAGGCCTCCAGCGCTCGACAGGCCGCCATGGCACTCTTCACGCCATCCTCGTGAAAGCCGAATCCCCAATAGGCTCCACAATAGAACGTGCGCTGCTGCCCGTTGATGGACCCGTACCGCTCCTGTACCGCGACCGCCTGGGGCGAATACACCGGGTGGTGATAGACAATGCGCTTTAGAACCTTCGCCGGGTCGATCGCCTCGCCATGGTTCAAGGTCACGCAAAACTC
It contains:
- a CDS encoding rhodanese-like domain-containing protein — encoded protein: MRAVILTLCGALLCGLLLQVPQVTFAYHSYVLTVQELRAGLSKASSPANKGFILFDVRSPEEHASGVIPGTDGNIDFREIKERHRELGAKLDDHIVLYCQSGRRSNIAAEALADLGYKHVYNVVGSMNAWTEAGYPVEPAR
- a CDS encoding DUF1365 domain-containing protein; this encodes MRSGVYEGTVRHRRMAPVSHVFRYALFMLYLDLDELPSLFDGRWFWSASHPNLAWFRRADHVGDAGVPLDQSVRDLVETATGRRPAGPICLLTHLRYFGYVFNPVSFYYCFDHADGFLETIVAEVTNTPWGERHCYVLDRTLDEGHGLHHRYRFGKQFHVSPFMPMDVDYDWRFGAPGERLMVHMVNLRDGRRFFDATMVLTRRELTAASLARTLVQYPFMTARVIGAIHWQALRLWMKHCPFYPHPKTRASLAQTGRSSG
- a CDS encoding phosphodiester glycosidase family protein: MAACGILFLAGGTTDAAEAPWERLTSGIQVSWWNPGDACPQVPPLLMLQIDPERFRFSIYHFRDEGLPTPLSIPEWQQRTDAYVLFNAGLFREDYSYLGWLFKEGRSLGGKKHHSWQGLFAAEPTDGSLKKARVLDLAFDMVGEGLPPYREAAQSLMLLDRTGKLRVRDSGKRAYQTVVAEDRQGTILLIKTAEIVTLHQLADCLHRTMPSIHQAMAMDGGSSSDVIASPDLLHAVTPAGNQAPWRSLLAGTSSLHIPLPAVIGVSPRTGPHHMTAPTTVAPRHNP
- a CDS encoding response regulator, giving the protein MTATKPILLAEDNPRDAELALAAMEEHHLADKVILCHDGAEVLDYLYCRGPFKTRLQGNPAVVFLDLKMPKVDGLEVLRTIKSDNALKPIPVVMLTSSREERDLVESYALGANAYVVKPVEFPQFLKAVKELGVFWGMINEPPPEGAGRTGSASS
- the pyrE gene encoding orotate phosphoribosyltransferase, with the translated sequence MTVRDELIAAFHATQAFKWDPDKGFKLASGLMSPFYVDCRTLMAFPHARHLVAHLAYEATKELRIDCLGGLEIGAISIATSISDFAYAAVPRREWRTFFVRKQPKDHGLGRLLEGVVTSGDRALIVDDVLTSGGSVLKAIVAARAAGLQVQDVLVIVDRKEQDGLARIEQERVRVRSLLTIDDLMQGRRPTT
- a CDS encoding DUF2878 domain-containing protein; its protein translation is MIKTLGNAVFFQLGWWIAILSAGRGQPWLAPPVLGGLLAVNIWNASQPRAMTLVVLVIGSAGLLLDSGLTALGLLRFGDHPFAPWLCPPWLCALWYLFATTLHHSLRWLEGRSWLAALLGGMAGPVSYGAGQAFGALTLGPTDALALLLLALLWAGLLPLFVQTAARIHGSAAAGRLR
- a CDS encoding class I SAM-dependent methyltransferase, with protein sequence MKTDCASGPTERSLVPRRESGARDGFSIRLARRMVFARLQLITQGALTIVEGGQRTTFGSPTSPCPLRPVVIIDDPACYRDIAWGGTVGAGESYGRGAWSCDDLTSLVRLFVLNRAMLDGMEQGAARLSAPFLKLMHGLRRNTKAGSRRNIAAHYDLSNEFFALMLDPTMMYSCGYFVRPDSTLEDASRAKIDLICRKLHLSPDDHLLEIGTGWGGLACHAAQTFGCRVTTTTISQAQYDWALRRVRDEGLSDRVQVLLCDYRDLPSLDMQFDKLVSVEMIEAIGWQYYGAFFDACWRLLKPDGLMLMQAITIDERYFERAKRSVDFIQRVIFPGSCIPSVISLCHAMTRASDFSLLHVQDIGAHYPPTLRGWRANIRQNLRRIHQLGFGHDFLRLWDFYLSYCEGGFLERSISTAHLLFARSGWRQDPMAG